GCGCAAGCCAGGATCGCCGAGGAAACCGCCAGCCTCGCCCTCTACCAGTTCCACGCCTGCCCCTTCTGCGTGAAGACCCGCCGCGCCATGCACCGGCTGAACCTGCCCATCGAGCTGCGCGACGCGAAGCATGATGAAGGCCGTCGCGCCGAACTGCTGGCCGGCGGCGGCCGGATCAAGGTGCCCTGCCTGCGCATCGACGAAAACGGCGAATCCCGCTGGATGTACGAATCCAACGACATCATCCGCTACCTGGAAAGCCGCTTCGCCGGCAACTGACCTTGGCGCTGCCCCCGAGGGGCCAGCGCTCCCCGCGCGGCTGAGGACGCGGACGAATCCCCCCTCGGAATGCGCTGTCAGCCCTTATTCACGGTCCGAGAAGGGCCGTGAAACCCCAACTCCCCTGCTGCGAATCGCGCCCCTCACCTGCCGGCACCTTCCCGCTTCGATCTAGCAGTCTCGCCGAACGCCTCAATCCACCGGGCATTCCACCTTTGCTGCCGGACTCAGCCAGCCCTTTCCCACCCTGTTGACCGACCCGAGTAAATCGCGGCCGGCCGACTGGTGACCCACGCGCCGTCGGTGATACTTATTTTCAGGAACTCAGGGGGATAGCCGCGATGACTGAAAACAAGTTTCAAGAACAGCCACTCAACCTGTTGAGCAAGGGCCTGGGCGAGGTACCCGACGGTTTTCAGGCCGGCGGAGTCGGACAACTGGGCTGGAGCATTCTCGATGAAGACGTGAGCCTGCCGGTCGCGGTCCTGCGCCAGAGCCGCATGCTCCACAACCTGCGCTGGATGCAGCAATTCATCCAGCGCTACGGCGTCCAGCTGGCGCCCCACGGCAAGACCACCATGAGCCCCGCCCTCTTCCGAATGCAGCTGGAGCATGGCGCCTGGGGCATCACCCTGGCCACCGCGCCGCAGACCCAGGCCGCCTACGCAGGAGGCGTTCGCCGGGTGCTGATGGCCAACCAACTGGTGGGCAAGGCGAACATGGCGATCATCGCCCGTCTGCAGCGGG
This genomic window from Pseudomonas furukawaii contains:
- a CDS encoding glutaredoxin family protein: MFIKAVRVGLGQLIIFLDFITRPRKLSRSPEAQARIAEETASLALYQFHACPFCVKTRRAMHRLNLPIELRDAKHDEGRRAELLAGGGRIKVPCLRIDENGESRWMYESNDIIRYLESRFAGN